A stretch of the uncultured Desulfobacter sp. genome encodes the following:
- a CDS encoding substrate-binding domain-containing protein, translating into MFKNVIKKMAIGSAALMLSAGAANADLIEVNLFGASAQYSFWTNAAADFLADQGCASGDIYTLDTEVQSRDTGAAVCAGNTAVAINGGTLSGSGDADGNTIVIRYTSKASYDGIRAVSESNNADWDADDCHTTTGNWGYRLQANLGNATVTGQVLSLPDAAASLSCQDVQIGASDVASETFAQTSSGQLEGPLGGGAFSSQVIYPDDLPSMQEADGFKNIRPVVVPFGFFANNGADDGSYDAVPIDTMTRLQAVSILSGQVTNWSEFDPSVDMRVVLCHRHAGSGTVATLNAAVFRGDASLPTAEVNKTTADLYAGYGIEKAEIYFNEGSSDMMRCVGQTEGAIGYADFDKCLPGTNCVSKGYGQIKRVYFPNCPDCRPNHSPFLTQKELVQNGIDTFWSAQWLYYKTAEPTATKALITDLGAFASLEANLPSSKADYWSSQNAMKYEKADDFALPQKK; encoded by the coding sequence ATGTTTAAAAATGTTATTAAGAAAATGGCAATCGGTTCTGCCGCACTGATGCTTTCAGCCGGTGCTGCTAATGCAGACTTGATTGAAGTAAACCTTTTCGGTGCCTCTGCACAGTACTCTTTCTGGACAAATGCAGCCGCAGATTTCCTTGCGGATCAAGGTTGTGCTTCAGGTGATATTTATACCTTGGATACGGAAGTGCAAAGCCGCGACACAGGTGCTGCTGTCTGCGCGGGTAACACTGCTGTAGCGATCAATGGCGGAACCCTCTCTGGTAGTGGGGATGCCGATGGCAATACGATTGTAATTAGATATACCTCCAAAGCATCTTATGATGGCATTCGGGCGGTTTCTGAATCTAACAACGCAGATTGGGATGCTGATGATTGCCATACCACTACCGGAAACTGGGGTTACCGTCTCCAGGCAAATTTGGGTAATGCAACCGTAACCGGCCAGGTACTTTCACTGCCCGACGCTGCAGCCAGCCTTTCCTGCCAGGATGTTCAAATCGGTGCATCCGATGTTGCTTCTGAAACATTTGCCCAGACTTCTTCAGGCCAGCTTGAAGGCCCTCTTGGTGGCGGTGCTTTTTCAAGTCAGGTTATATATCCGGATGATCTGCCTTCCATGCAGGAAGCTGATGGTTTTAAGAATATCAGACCTGTTGTTGTCCCGTTTGGGTTTTTTGCCAACAACGGTGCAGACGACGGCAGCTATGATGCAGTGCCCATCGATACTATGACTCGTCTCCAGGCTGTTTCTATCCTTAGTGGACAGGTTACCAATTGGAGCGAATTCGATCCGTCTGTGGATATGCGGGTGGTTCTGTGTCACAGGCATGCCGGTTCCGGTACTGTTGCAACGTTGAATGCAGCCGTGTTCAGGGGAGATGCTTCACTGCCGACTGCAGAAGTGAACAAAACCACAGCAGATCTGTATGCTGGTTATGGCATAGAAAAAGCTGAAATTTACTTTAACGAAGGCTCTTCCGACATGATGAGATGTGTTGGTCAGACAGAAGGTGCCATTGGTTATGCGGATTTTGACAAATGTCTTCCCGGTACCAATTGCGTCAGCAAAGGATATGGTCAGATTAAAAGAGTTTATTTTCCCAATTGTCCCGACTGTCGGCCTAACCATTCGCCATTCTTAACCCAAAAAGAATTGGTGCAGAATGGTATAGACACCTTCTGGTCAGCCCAGTGGCTGTACTACAAAACTGCTGAGCCTACTGCAACTAAAGCTCTTATCACAGATCTTGGCGCTTTTGCTTCTCTCGAGGCAAACCTGCCCAGCTCAAAGGCTGATTACTGGTCTTCCCAGAATGCCATGAAATATGAGAAAGCGGATGATTTCGCTCTGCCGCAGAAGAAATAA
- a CDS encoding thioredoxin domain-containing protein, protein MKSDKMKLVGIVAVCLLLLGSCAAQTPHKSTVVGQTGKTDKNLKTVGKDEINQKITDAIEKARSEGKTSVNVNLDEIAGLVQPGDLVNISYKASLENGALITKETGETRNMTAGQGGVIAQEILGMKLNQKKKSVIAPENAFGLHKAENVQTFAAQRTMPVDIEISAQDYKKQFNSLPRENDPIHITPYFESKVIHADDQKIMIHNFAENGAVLDDAIGKTTISVKDGVITMSLEAKNGAPFSAGKKTGKIIEADEKSFLVDFNHPYAGKKMILDLEVLSITKASEFAGLELAWIEDHDLGFDIAFKEKKNKVIMLYADWCGWCKKMFSETFEDPRIKMLADRFVWIKANSDTEQDLKEFYGQEGFPMIVLSDYHGKILKKMEGFKSADNLLPELEKILNTDIAKADTKVGTEVGN, encoded by the coding sequence ATGAAATCTGATAAAATGAAACTGGTGGGAATTGTAGCTGTTTGTCTGTTGCTGCTTGGTTCCTGTGCGGCTCAGACACCCCATAAAAGCACAGTGGTTGGGCAGACAGGCAAAACAGATAAGAACCTGAAAACGGTCGGGAAAGATGAAATAAATCAGAAAATTACCGATGCCATCGAAAAAGCGCGCAGCGAAGGTAAAACAAGTGTGAATGTGAATTTGGATGAGATTGCCGGACTCGTCCAGCCCGGTGACCTGGTTAACATATCATACAAAGCCTCTCTGGAAAACGGTGCGCTGATTACCAAAGAAACAGGCGAAACCAGGAATATGACGGCAGGGCAGGGCGGTGTCATTGCCCAGGAAATCCTTGGTATGAAGCTAAACCAAAAGAAAAAATCCGTCATCGCGCCGGAAAATGCCTTCGGTCTTCATAAAGCCGAAAATGTACAGACGTTTGCGGCCCAAAGAACCATGCCTGTAGATATTGAGATCAGTGCACAAGACTATAAAAAGCAGTTTAACAGCCTGCCCCGGGAAAATGACCCGATCCACATTACACCATATTTTGAATCCAAGGTGATCCACGCCGACGACCAGAAGATTATGATACACAACTTCGCCGAAAACGGCGCTGTTCTGGATGACGCCATCGGTAAAACCACAATTTCTGTGAAAGACGGTGTTATTACAATGTCACTTGAAGCAAAAAACGGGGCACCATTTTCAGCGGGGAAAAAGACCGGCAAAATTATTGAAGCGGATGAAAAAAGTTTTTTGGTTGATTTCAACCACCCGTATGCCGGCAAAAAAATGATTCTTGACCTTGAAGTGCTTTCCATCACCAAAGCCTCGGAATTTGCAGGGCTTGAACTGGCATGGATCGAAGACCATGACCTGGGTTTTGATATCGCTTTTAAAGAGAAAAAAAATAAGGTCATCATGCTTTACGCAGACTGGTGCGGGTGGTGCAAAAAAATGTTTTCTGAAACATTTGAAGATCCCCGCATCAAAATGCTGGCGGACCGGTTTGTATGGATCAAAGCCAATTCAGATACAGAACAGGATTTGAAAGAATTTTATGGGCAGGAAGGCTTTCCCATGATTGTGCTCAGTGACTATCACGGGAAAATCCTGAAAAAGATGGAAGGGTTTAAAAGTGCGGACAACTTACTGCCGGAACTTGAAAAGATTTTAAACACGGATATTGCAAAAGCAGATACCAAAGTAGGCACCGAAGTAGGTAATTGA
- a CDS encoding POTRA domain-containing protein: protein MIQIRRLGRDAGCSLCPYIFSVIVMALIIIMPVSGKAAEAKEPSFVIHSFYIEGNHVLEKELLTAVVKDFTGEGRTAQDVELARDALEKLYHNCGYPAVLVNIPEQTVDDGIVRLQVIESRIKRVYVKGNQYFTMENILGRLPGLEPGKVLFLPEIREQLTRINRNPDLKVTPVLIPGKELGTINVELNVEDDLPLHGSLEINNRSTHTTTQTRLNGLIRYDNLWQKGHSISGQFQVSPQDTDEVMVFSASYSLPAPWDNDHLLIGYFIDSDSDTASGEGFNVVGKGTIVGFRNLIPLPSLRNYDHSLTLGFDWKDFEEDTQGTVVPVEYLPFSFGYASSLVGRTGITQFSADLNFLIRDLFVNDMDKFQDKRYGSTGNYIYLTAGMERRQKLPKQCSLFFKLDGQIADQPLINNEQYSAGGVGSVRGYKESEIMADNALHGTIELFAPDLLKTHVLIPYLFYDFAYLDVMEPLEGEIDRDFIHGAGIGLTGNWKEIIDFKLDLGFALEDTDDTQSGDIELHFKTAIRF, encoded by the coding sequence ATGATTCAGATCAGGCGGTTAGGCAGGGATGCCGGTTGCAGTTTATGTCCATATATTTTCAGCGTCATTGTCATGGCCTTGATAATAATAATGCCTGTTTCGGGAAAGGCCGCTGAAGCTAAAGAACCAAGCTTTGTTATTCACTCATTTTATATTGAGGGCAATCATGTGCTGGAAAAGGAGCTGCTGACTGCCGTGGTCAAGGACTTTACAGGAGAGGGCAGGACTGCACAAGACGTAGAACTTGCCAGGGATGCCCTTGAAAAGCTCTATCATAACTGCGGGTATCCGGCAGTCCTGGTCAATATTCCCGAACAGACGGTTGATGACGGTATTGTCCGGCTGCAGGTGATCGAGAGCCGGATAAAAAGGGTTTACGTGAAAGGGAACCAATATTTCACCATGGAGAATATTTTAGGCCGGCTTCCGGGATTAGAGCCCGGCAAAGTTCTGTTTTTGCCTGAAATCCGGGAGCAGCTGACCCGTATTAACCGCAACCCTGACCTTAAAGTGACCCCTGTCCTGATTCCCGGAAAAGAGCTTGGCACAATCAATGTCGAGCTGAATGTGGAAGATGACCTGCCCCTCCACGGCAGCCTTGAAATCAATAATCGTTCGACCCATACCACAACCCAAACAAGGCTCAACGGGCTGATCCGCTATGACAATCTGTGGCAGAAAGGGCATTCAATCAGCGGCCAGTTCCAGGTTTCTCCCCAGGATACGGATGAAGTGATGGTGTTTTCAGCATCCTATTCCCTTCCGGCACCATGGGACAACGATCATCTGCTCATCGGGTACTTTATTGATTCAGACAGTGATACCGCCAGCGGCGAAGGATTTAATGTCGTTGGCAAAGGAACGATTGTGGGTTTCCGAAATCTGATTCCCTTGCCATCCCTACGAAACTACGATCACAGCCTGACATTGGGATTTGACTGGAAAGATTTTGAGGAAGACACCCAGGGGACTGTTGTCCCGGTTGAATATCTGCCGTTTTCTTTCGGGTATGCATCATCCCTGGTCGGCCGGACCGGAATTACCCAGTTCAGTGCGGATCTCAATTTTTTGATTAGAGACTTGTTTGTTAATGATATGGATAAGTTCCAGGATAAAAGGTACGGGTCCACCGGCAACTATATCTATCTTACCGCAGGCATGGAACGCCGCCAGAAACTGCCCAAACAGTGTTCATTGTTTTTCAAGCTGGACGGACAGATCGCTGATCAGCCCCTGATCAATAATGAACAATACTCTGCCGGAGGCGTCGGCAGTGTCCGGGGATATAAGGAATCGGAGATCATGGCGGACAATGCCCTGCATGGCACAATTGAACTGTTTGCCCCGGACCTGTTAAAAACGCATGTCTTAATCCCTTACCTATTTTATGATTTCGCATACCTGGATGTCATGGAGCCTTTAGAGGGTGAAATAGATAGAGACTTTATTCACGGTGCAGGCATCGGCCTGACCGGGAACTGGAAAGAGATCATAGATTTTAAATTGGATCTGGGGTTTGCCCTTGAAGATACTGACGACACACAGTCAGGTGATATTGAACTGCATTTTAAAACCGCTATAAGGTTTTAG